One genomic window of Verrucomicrobiia bacterium includes the following:
- the galB gene encoding beta-galactosidase GalB, protein MAGLCTAWAGRERLSFDDGWRFTKDDPAGVTNQLSYATLKPWLLPTAAPFKADEAQRATRPEGNVGADVAYTQPDFADANWRAVTLPHDWAIEGPFQQEYPGETGKLKWWGPVWYRKHFTLPAADAGKQIYLDVDGAMSYASVWLNGQFVGGWPYGYASWQVDLTPFVKAGAENVIAIRLDTPPESSRWYPGAGLYRNVWLVKTAPLHVGHWGVFVTTPQVNAASASVLVKVDVQNNLAKDVDADVETALYPLNADGKRTGKAVATMLMGGLKIAPGEASLAEETMVIPKPRLWSVAQPNRYVAVTTVKQGGQVVDQVETPFGIRTIQFTTDNGFLLNGERLRLNGVCDHHDLGALGAAINTRALQRQLEILRAMGCNAIRTSHNPPAPELLDLCDRMGFVVMDEAFDAWQMRKKRNDYNLLYNDWHEADVRAWLRRDRNHPCVILWSIGNEIPEQANPGHFNVARDLAEIVHSEDTTRPVTAGCNHTEAGYNGFQKIVDVFGYNYKPGEYAKFRAANPGIPLFASETSSCVSSRGEYFFPVSNDKSKGLADFQVSSYDLYAPPWAMPPDTEFRGQDKNAFVAGEFVWTGFDYLGEPTPYNADLSNLNNYSNPADKARAEKELQELGRIRTPSRSSYFGIVDLAGFPKDRYYLYQAHWRPDFPMAHILPHWNWPERVGQVTPVHVYTSGDEAELFLNGKSLGRKKKGPLEYRLRWDDVVYQPGELKVVAYKNGKKWATDVMKTTGPATKLLLSPDRAKLTADGRDLSFVTVKVADKAGLMVPRANNEIHFRVEGPGEIVATDNGDATSFESFQAPQRKAFNGLALVIVRAKAGQPGKITLIAESAGLKPATVTLRGVKP, encoded by the coding sequence ATGGCCGGGTTGTGCACGGCCTGGGCCGGGCGGGAACGCCTTTCCTTCGACGACGGCTGGCGGTTCACCAAGGACGATCCGGCGGGCGTGACCAACCAACTGAGCTACGCCACGCTCAAGCCGTGGCTGCTGCCGACGGCGGCGCCGTTCAAGGCGGATGAAGCCCAGCGCGCGACCCGTCCCGAGGGCAATGTCGGTGCCGACGTGGCCTACACGCAGCCGGACTTTGCGGACGCCAACTGGCGCGCCGTGACGTTGCCGCACGACTGGGCGATTGAAGGCCCGTTCCAGCAGGAATACCCGGGTGAAACCGGCAAGCTGAAGTGGTGGGGGCCGGTCTGGTATCGCAAGCACTTTACGCTGCCCGCCGCCGACGCGGGCAAGCAAATCTACCTCGATGTGGACGGCGCGATGTCTTACGCGAGCGTGTGGTTGAACGGCCAGTTCGTGGGCGGCTGGCCTTACGGTTATGCGTCGTGGCAGGTGGATTTGACGCCGTTCGTGAAGGCGGGCGCGGAGAACGTCATCGCCATCCGGCTCGACACGCCGCCGGAATCCTCCCGCTGGTATCCTGGCGCCGGCCTCTATCGCAATGTCTGGCTCGTCAAGACGGCGCCCCTGCATGTGGGGCATTGGGGCGTGTTTGTGACCACGCCGCAGGTCAACGCCGCCTCGGCCAGTGTGCTGGTAAAGGTCGACGTGCAGAACAACCTCGCCAAGGACGTGGACGCTGACGTCGAAACAGCGCTTTACCCGTTGAACGCCGATGGCAAACGCACGGGCAAGGCCGTGGCCACGATGCTTATGGGCGGATTGAAAATCGCACCGGGCGAAGCTTCGCTGGCGGAGGAAACCATGGTGATTCCCAAGCCCAGGCTGTGGAGCGTGGCCCAGCCGAACCGCTACGTCGCCGTGACGACGGTCAAACAGGGCGGCCAGGTCGTTGACCAGGTGGAAACGCCCTTTGGCATTCGCACGATTCAATTCACGACCGACAACGGGTTTCTGCTCAACGGCGAGCGGCTGCGCCTCAACGGCGTTTGCGACCACCACGATCTGGGGGCGCTCGGCGCCGCCATCAACACCCGCGCGTTGCAACGGCAGTTGGAGATTTTGCGGGCGATGGGCTGCAACGCCATTCGCACCAGCCACAATCCGCCGGCGCCCGAGCTGCTGGACCTCTGCGATCGCATGGGCTTCGTCGTCATGGACGAGGCCTTCGATGCGTGGCAGATGCGGAAGAAGCGCAACGACTACAACCTGCTCTACAACGACTGGCACGAAGCCGACGTGCGGGCCTGGCTCCGGCGCGACCGCAACCATCCGTGCGTGATTTTGTGGAGCATCGGCAACGAGATTCCCGAGCAGGCGAACCCCGGCCATTTCAACGTGGCCCGCGACCTGGCGGAAATCGTCCACAGCGAGGACACCACGCGGCCCGTGACGGCGGGTTGCAACCACACCGAGGCCGGTTACAACGGCTTTCAAAAGATTGTGGACGTGTTCGGCTACAACTACAAACCCGGCGAATACGCAAAATTCCGCGCGGCGAATCCGGGCATTCCGCTGTTTGCCAGCGAAACCTCGTCGTGCGTCAGCTCGCGCGGCGAATATTTTTTCCCCGTCAGCAACGACAAGTCCAAGGGCCTGGCGGATTTTCAAGTCAGCTCCTACGACTTGTATGCCCCGCCCTGGGCGATGCCGCCGGACACGGAGTTTCGCGGGCAGGATAAGAATGCGTTCGTGGCGGGTGAGTTCGTCTGGACCGGGTTCGATTATCTCGGGGAGCCCACGCCCTACAACGCGGACCTGAGCAACCTGAACAACTACTCGAATCCCGCCGACAAGGCGCGCGCCGAAAAAGAACTGCAGGAGCTGGGCCGGATTCGCACGCCGTCGCGCAGCAGCTATTTCGGCATCGTCGATCTCGCGGGCTTCCCCAAGGATCGCTATTACCTGTATCAGGCGCACTGGCGGCCGGACTTCCCGATGGCGCACATTCTGCCGCATTGGAACTGGCCCGAACGCGTGGGGCAGGTGACGCCCGTCCACGTTTACACCAGCGGCGACGAGGCGGAGCTGTTCCTCAACGGCAAATCGCTCGGCCGGAAAAAGAAGGGGCCGCTCGAATACCGCCTGCGGTGGGACGACGTCGTCTATCAACCCGGCGAACTCAAGGTTGTCGCCTACAAGAACGGCAAAAAGTGGGCGACCGACGTGATGAAAACAACCGGGCCGGCGACGAAGCTCCTCCTGTCGCCCGACCGCGCGAAGCTGACGGCGGACGGCCGGGATTTGTCGTTCGTCACGGTGAAGGTGGCCGACAAGGCCGGACTCATGGTGCCGCGCGCGAACAATGAAATCCATTTCCGCGTCGAGGGACCGGGTGAGATTGTCGCCACCGACAACGGCGACGCGACGAGCTTTGAATCCTTCCAGGCACCGCAGCGCAAGGCTTTCAACGGGCTCGCGCTCGTCATCGTGCGCGCCAAGGCTGGCCAGCCCGGCAAGATCACGTTGATTGCGGAATCAGCGGGGCTCAAGCCGGCTACAGTGACGCTGCGTGGCGTGAAGCCGTGA
- a CDS encoding glycoside hydrolase family 2 TIM barrel-domain containing protein, with protein MTALLVSLGLLAARAQTNRNPMADGGNGSGYDMAPETSAAVAAATMPRTSLSFDPGWRFFKGDAKGAEAAVFDDSAWRTLDLPHDWSIEGPFAKTNKTGGAGAFLPSGVGWYRKAFTLPASAAKQCVFVEFDGIMANSDVWINGHRLGHRPNGYVSFRYELTPQLKFEAGATNLLAVRADTSAQPASRWYSGAGIYRHVRLVTTDPVHFDDHATFISTPVIETNRAVIRVQTTVCNTSGQDREITVRARIQGPPHSAPDGRYACSGDSGLVTVRAGKTADVSFDVTLPWAPQLWDVTHPDLHTAVVQVNTAGQTLDEETLAFGIRDAKFTAEQGFVLNGRKVLLKGVCLHHDGGALGAAVPLSVWERRLKGLQELGVNAIRTSHNPVAPEFLDLCDRLGLLVMDEFFDCWTVGK; from the coding sequence TTGACGGCGCTGCTCGTCTCACTGGGACTGCTGGCGGCCAGAGCGCAGACGAACCGCAATCCGATGGCCGACGGCGGGAATGGCTCCGGTTACGACATGGCGCCCGAAACATCCGCGGCCGTCGCGGCGGCCACGATGCCGCGCACCAGCCTGAGTTTCGATCCCGGCTGGCGCTTCTTCAAAGGCGACGCAAAGGGCGCGGAAGCGGCCGTGTTCGATGACTCCGCCTGGCGCACGCTGGATCTGCCGCATGATTGGAGCATCGAAGGCCCGTTTGCGAAGACGAACAAAACGGGCGGGGCGGGGGCCTTTCTGCCCTCGGGAGTGGGTTGGTATCGCAAGGCGTTCACCCTGCCGGCCAGTGCGGCAAAGCAGTGTGTGTTCGTCGAGTTTGATGGCATCATGGCGAACAGCGACGTGTGGATCAACGGCCACCGGCTTGGCCATCGTCCCAACGGTTACGTCAGTTTTCGCTACGAACTCACGCCGCAGCTCAAGTTTGAGGCGGGTGCCACGAACCTGCTCGCGGTGCGCGCCGACACGTCGGCGCAGCCGGCTTCCCGCTGGTATTCCGGCGCGGGCATCTACCGGCATGTGCGATTGGTGACCACGGACCCGGTGCATTTTGATGATCACGCCACGTTCATTTCCACGCCGGTCATTGAAACCAACCGGGCCGTCATCCGGGTGCAAACCACCGTGTGCAACACGTCGGGCCAGGACCGGGAAATCACGGTTCGCGCCCGGATTCAGGGACCGCCGCATTCGGCGCCGGACGGGCGTTACGCGTGTTCGGGTGATTCTGGTTTGGTGACGGTTCGCGCCGGGAAAACGGCTGATGTGTCGTTCGACGTGACGCTGCCTTGGGCGCCGCAGCTTTGGGATGTCACGCATCCGGATTTGCATACGGCCGTGGTGCAGGTAAACACAGCGGGTCAGACGCTCGATGAAGAAACGCTGGCCTTCGGCATCCGCGACGCGAAGTTTACCGCGGAGCAAGGCTTTGTCCTGAACGGTCGCAAGGTGCTGCTCAAGGGCGTCTGCCTGCATCACGACGGCGGCGCGCTGGGGGCCGCCGTGCCGTTGAGCGTCTGGGAGCGGCGGCTGAAGGGGCTGCAGGAGCTGGGGGTGAATGCCATTCGGACCAGCCACAATCCGGTGGCGCCCGAGTTTCTCGACCTGTGCGACCGGCTGGGCTTGCTGGTGATGGACGAGTTCTTCGATTGCTGGACCGTGGGCAAG